One region of Turicibacter bilis genomic DNA includes:
- a CDS encoding phosphoenolpyruvate carboxykinase yields the protein MKPQFELERNTAVINFSAHYCNTEDELLNSQGFERVLTRFLKKLKKKESPVYEQLSYVCGEGQIASELTSLFKLLLVLEIDEIMQMNRSFIVLLQHKDTLIEFIEALYDYWRQLERYSIIYNSAEGTGIQKIKFIEANNSFTNLVLKVYRTIEERLFGHHQNVYRQLIVGANAGLVLNEIQWDIPMQYMGLRYPAFIESIVLTPPFITYPKRTKRDGIFQEVFENPLDGLYLDPNNWFVYPAKVGTALAYVYFHRDFMAQGVTMCNLFELADLEECQNRKPDLIYVYGNKDKEDRAVFYQDKANDIMIGYASYSEDHDYFGYMKKMILTLYNVKMINEKKLPLHGAMIELTLKSGKQSNIVVIGDSGAGKSETLEAVRMIAEDEIKEMKTIFDDMGTLSLEKGEIRAYGTEIGAFVRLDDLDTGYAYRTIDRSIFMNPDKTNARIVIPVATYKDITTGRPIDMFLYANNYEEGGEEFEFFNNVDEAKAVFVRGARKAKGTTTETGLVESYFANPFGPVQLKDQTDPLIDKYFEKLFDKNIKVGQLRTRLAIEGQEHSGPRKAAEQLLAFIKEQ from the coding sequence ATGAAGCCACAATTTGAATTAGAACGTAATACCGCAGTTATCAACTTTTCTGCACACTATTGTAATACAGAAGATGAGTTATTAAATAGCCAAGGGTTCGAACGAGTTTTAACAAGATTCTTAAAAAAATTAAAAAAGAAAGAATCACCAGTATATGAGCAGTTATCTTACGTATGCGGGGAAGGGCAAATTGCAAGTGAATTAACTTCGTTATTTAAGTTATTATTAGTTTTAGAAATTGACGAAATCATGCAGATGAATCGTTCGTTCATCGTTTTATTACAACATAAAGACACATTAATTGAATTTATTGAAGCACTTTATGATTATTGGCGTCAATTAGAACGTTATAGTATTATCTATAACAGTGCAGAAGGAACAGGTATTCAGAAAATCAAATTTATTGAAGCAAATAATTCATTTACAAACTTAGTATTAAAAGTTTACCGTACGATTGAAGAGCGTTTATTCGGACACCACCAAAACGTTTATCGCCAGTTAATTGTAGGTGCCAATGCAGGCTTAGTTTTAAATGAAATTCAATGGGATATCCCAATGCAATATATGGGATTACGTTATCCTGCTTTTATTGAATCAATCGTATTAACACCTCCATTTATCACTTATCCAAAACGTACAAAACGTGATGGAATCTTCCAAGAAGTCTTTGAAAATCCATTAGATGGATTATACTTAGATCCAAATAACTGGTTCGTTTACCCTGCTAAAGTAGGAACAGCATTAGCTTATGTCTACTTCCACCGTGATTTCATGGCGCAAGGTGTCACAATGTGTAATTTATTCGAACTAGCAGACTTAGAAGAATGTCAAAATCGTAAGCCAGACTTAATTTATGTATATGGTAATAAAGATAAAGAAGATCGCGCAGTCTTCTATCAAGATAAAGCAAATGACATTATGATTGGATATGCTTCATATAGCGAAGACCACGACTATTTCGGATATATGAAAAAAATGATCTTAACCTTATATAATGTTAAAATGATTAATGAAAAGAAACTTCCACTACACGGTGCTATGATTGAATTAACATTAAAAAGTGGAAAACAAAGTAATATCGTTGTAATCGGAGATAGTGGAGCAGGTAAATCTGAAACATTAGAAGCCGTACGTATGATTGCTGAAGATGAAATCAAAGAAATGAAAACAATTTTTGACGATATGGGAACTTTATCATTAGAAAAAGGAGAAATACGTGCATATGGTACTGAGATTGGAGCCTTTGTTCGTCTAGATGATTTAGATACAGGATATGCATATCGTACAATTGACCGTAGTATCTTCATGAATCCAGATAAAACAAATGCTCGTATCGTTATCCCGGTAGCAACATATAAAGATATTACAACGGGTCGCCCTATTGATATGTTCTTATATGCTAACAACTATGAAGAAGGAGGAGAAGAATTCGAATTTTTCAATAATGTTGATGAAGCTAAAGCTGTATTCGTTCGGGGAGCGCGTAAAGCTAAAGGAACAACAACAGAAACAGGACTAGTAGAATCATACTTTGCTAACCCATTTGGCCCGGTTCAGTTAAAAGATCAAACAGACCCATTAATTGATAAATACTTTGAGAAGCTATTTGATAAGAATATCAAAGTTGGTCAATTACGTACACGTTTAGCAATTGAAGGTCAAGAACATTCAGGACCACGTAAAGCTGCTGAACAATTATTAGCTTTTATTAAAGAACAATAA
- a CDS encoding pyridoxal-phosphate-dependent aminotransferase family protein, which translates to MSKILFTPGPTNVPEEIRQVLGQDLIHHRMADYHQLLKEINEDLKVVFDTNNDVLILTSSGTGSMESTIVNLFSTNDEVLVINTGWFGERFIEICQVYGLQVHELRYEWGKTYNVVDVQEMLEKHPAIKGIFVTYHETATGVVNNLEQLGNLTKNTDRLLIADCISGMIVQQFHLDEWGVDCAVASSQKGFLLPPGLSFVALSNKAKEAVEHSNIPKYYWDYRKYLNYFYNKAEQPFTPAISIVVALQAALRQLLAKGLPQIIEDKQSIRKYAEDKFKELGFTLFIEDESIRGNVLVPVIVPKDIDGSKLTALIDERYDFTVAGGMGIYAGRMLRVGIIGEITEREIDLLIEYIKEVLPECKK; encoded by the coding sequence ATGAGTAAGATTTTATTTACACCTGGTCCTACGAATGTGCCTGAAGAAATTAGACAAGTATTAGGACAAGACTTAATTCATCATCGAATGGCAGATTATCATCAACTATTAAAAGAAATTAATGAAGATTTAAAAGTTGTCTTTGATACTAACAATGATGTTTTGATCCTAACATCATCTGGGACAGGATCGATGGAATCAACAATCGTCAACTTGTTCTCGACAAATGATGAAGTCTTAGTCATTAATACAGGATGGTTTGGGGAAAGATTTATTGAAATCTGTCAAGTTTATGGATTACAAGTTCATGAATTACGTTATGAGTGGGGAAAAACTTATAATGTAGTAGATGTTCAGGAGATGTTAGAAAAACATCCAGCAATCAAAGGAATCTTTGTTACCTATCATGAAACTGCAACAGGTGTTGTGAATAATCTTGAACAATTAGGAAATTTAACAAAAAATACAGATCGTCTTTTAATTGCGGACTGTATTAGTGGAATGATCGTTCAACAGTTTCATTTAGATGAATGGGGAGTTGACTGTGCAGTCGCTAGTAGCCAAAAAGGATTTTTACTTCCTCCCGGACTTAGCTTTGTTGCTTTAAGTAATAAGGCAAAAGAAGCAGTAGAACATTCAAACATTCCAAAATATTATTGGGACTATCGTAAGTATTTGAATTATTTTTACAACAAAGCTGAGCAACCATTTACACCAGCTATTTCAATCGTTGTAGCATTACAAGCCGCATTGCGTCAACTATTAGCAAAAGGATTACCTCAAATTATTGAGGACAAACAATCCATTCGTAAATATGCTGAAGATAAATTTAAAGAGTTAGGATTTACTTTATTTATTGAAGATGAATCCATTCGAGGAAATGTATTAGTGCCTGTTATCGTTCCAAAAGATATAGATGGAAGCAAGTTAACAGCACTAATTGATGAACGATATGACTTCACCGTTGCGGGAGGAATGGGAATTTACGCTGGAAGAATGCTACGCGTTGGAATTATCGGAGAAATCACAGAAAGGGAGATTGACTTACTAATTGAATACATTAAGGAAGTTCTTCCTGAATGTAAAAAGTAA
- the purD gene encoding phosphoribosylamine--glycine ligase codes for MKVLVIGRGGREHAVVKKLARDSKVTEIFCAPGNDGMIEATLVPIEETDVNALANFAKKNQIDLTIVGPEMALMAGVVNKFKELDLPVFGPTKEAALIEGSKSFAKYMMSKYNIPTAAYGEFTQVEEALAYLETQSMPIVIKADGLAAGKGVVICQTLEEANQTVKEMLLDRKFEDASSKVVIEEFLDGEEFSLMAFVSNDIYKAMPIARDYKRAYDNDKGLNTGGMGNHSPHPLILDTDYEEAIQTVIEPMTKAMIEEGIPFTGILYAGLMKTANGIKVIEFNARFGDPETEVLLPRLETELTDIIFSLLDGKDIECVWSDQATVGVVLAAKGYPSSYVKGTVIEGLENLVDVDVCHMGTKLVDGKITLNGGRVLFVVGSGNTLEEARQKVYKEIQKINCDDLFYRTDIAKKATSC; via the coding sequence ATGAAAGTTTTAGTTATTGGACGCGGTGGACGCGAACATGCAGTCGTTAAAAAATTAGCTCGTGATTCAAAAGTAACAGAAATTTTTTGTGCGCCAGGAAATGACGGAATGATTGAAGCAACATTAGTTCCTATTGAAGAGACTGATGTAAATGCATTAGCTAACTTTGCAAAGAAAAATCAAATTGATTTAACCATCGTAGGACCAGAAATGGCATTAATGGCTGGGGTTGTTAATAAATTCAAGGAATTAGATTTACCCGTATTTGGTCCAACAAAAGAAGCCGCTTTAATCGAAGGTAGTAAATCATTCGCTAAATATATGATGTCGAAATATAACATTCCTACGGCTGCTTATGGCGAGTTTACTCAAGTAGAAGAAGCATTAGCATACTTAGAAACTCAATCGATGCCAATCGTAATCAAAGCAGATGGTTTAGCAGCCGGAAAAGGTGTTGTTATTTGTCAAACATTAGAAGAAGCTAACCAAACAGTAAAAGAAATGCTTTTAGACCGTAAGTTTGAAGATGCTTCTTCAAAAGTAGTCATTGAAGAATTTTTAGATGGTGAAGAATTCTCATTAATGGCCTTTGTATCAAATGATATTTATAAAGCCATGCCAATTGCACGTGATTATAAACGAGCATATGATAATGATAAAGGTCTCAATACAGGTGGAATGGGAAATCATAGTCCACACCCATTAATCTTAGATACTGATTATGAAGAAGCTATTCAAACTGTTATTGAGCCGATGACCAAAGCAATGATTGAAGAAGGAATCCCATTTACAGGAATCTTATATGCTGGACTCATGAAAACAGCAAATGGAATTAAAGTGATTGAATTCAATGCACGTTTTGGAGATCCTGAAACAGAGGTATTACTACCTCGTCTTGAAACAGAATTAACAGATATTATATTCTCTTTACTTGATGGAAAAGATATCGAATGTGTTTGGTCGGATCAAGCCACAGTAGGAGTTGTATTAGCAGCAAAAGGATATCCAAGTTCATATGTCAAAGGAACTGTGATTGAAGGACTTGAAAACTTAGTAGATGTCGATGTCTGTCATATGGGAACAAAACTAGTAGATGGAAAGATTACATTAAATGGTGGACGTGTTCTGTTTGTGGTTGGAAGTGGAAACACATTAGAAGAGGCACGCCAAAAAGTTTATAAAGAAATTCAAAAAATTAATTGTGATGATCTATTCTATCGAACTGACATCGCAAAAAAAGCAACAAGTTGCTAA
- the purH gene encoding bifunctional phosphoribosylaminoimidazolecarboxamide formyltransferase/IMP cyclohydrolase, translating to MKRALVSVSDKTNLVSFVQNLVELGYEIISTGGTKKTLEEAGMNVIAIDEVTGFPEILEGRVKTLHPMVHGGLLAKRDDAHHQEQVTQNNIEYIDLVCVNLYPFAKTIQNPEATHEDKIENIDIGGPSMLRSAAKNFNDVTVVVDANDYDLIISEIREQGNTTLKTRQMLAGKVFNHTAAYDAMIANYFNEINEVEVPEKLTVTYDLKQTLRYGENPHQKAAFYQTLQQPSYSVVSSEQLHGKELSYNNISDANAALEILQEFEGAAAVAVKHMNPCGVGLGTTIEEAYAKAYEADPTSIFGGIVALNREVSKPLAEELHKIFLEIVIAPSFTEEALEVLKQKKNIRLLTTDMSQRLQPGQKLVSVKGGLLVQELDTVQVKKEDLECVTEVKPTEEDLEQLLFGFQVCKHVKSNAITLVKNDMTIGVGAGQMNRVGSAKIALEQAGALAQGAYLASDAFFPMSDTVELAAKYGIKAIIQPGGSIKDQDSIDACNKHGIAMVFTKVRHFKH from the coding sequence ATGAAACGTGCATTAGTTAGTGTATCAGACAAGACAAACTTAGTATCATTCGTTCAAAACTTAGTCGAATTAGGATATGAAATTATCTCAACTGGAGGAACAAAGAAAACATTAGAAGAAGCAGGCATGAACGTCATTGCTATTGATGAAGTGACAGGATTTCCAGAAATCTTAGAAGGACGCGTTAAAACGTTACACCCAATGGTACATGGTGGATTATTAGCTAAACGTGACGATGCTCATCATCAAGAACAAGTCACACAAAACAACATCGAATACATCGACTTAGTTTGTGTTAATTTATATCCATTTGCTAAAACCATTCAAAACCCTGAAGCCACTCACGAAGATAAAATCGAAAATATCGATATCGGTGGACCATCAATGTTACGTTCAGCAGCGAAAAACTTTAATGATGTCACAGTAGTTGTCGATGCAAATGATTACGATTTAATCATTTCTGAAATTCGTGAGCAAGGCAATACAACTCTAAAAACACGTCAAATGTTAGCTGGAAAAGTTTTTAATCATACAGCAGCATACGATGCGATGATCGCTAACTATTTTAATGAAATTAACGAAGTAGAAGTTCCAGAAAAACTAACAGTCACTTATGACTTAAAGCAAACGTTACGTTACGGAGAAAACCCACACCAAAAAGCAGCATTTTATCAAACATTACAACAACCATCATATAGTGTTGTATCGAGTGAGCAATTACATGGGAAAGAATTATCTTACAATAACATCTCAGATGCAAACGCAGCTTTAGAAATTTTACAAGAGTTTGAAGGAGCTGCAGCCGTTGCGGTTAAACATATGAATCCATGTGGAGTAGGACTTGGAACAACAATTGAAGAAGCTTATGCAAAAGCTTATGAAGCCGATCCAACATCAATCTTCGGTGGAATTGTTGCCTTAAACCGTGAAGTATCGAAGCCATTAGCTGAAGAATTACATAAAATCTTTTTAGAAATCGTCATTGCACCAAGCTTCACAGAAGAAGCGTTAGAAGTTTTAAAACAAAAGAAGAACATTCGCTTATTAACAACAGATATGAGTCAACGTCTACAACCAGGACAAAAATTAGTTTCAGTTAAAGGTGGATTATTAGTTCAAGAGTTAGACACAGTTCAAGTGAAAAAAGAAGATTTAGAATGTGTCACTGAAGTTAAACCAACGGAAGAAGACTTAGAACAATTATTATTCGGATTCCAAGTTTGTAAACATGTTAAATCAAATGCCATTACATTAGTTAAAAATGATATGACAATCGGAGTTGGAGCTGGACAAATGAATCGTGTTGGATCAGCTAAAATTGCATTAGAACAAGCTGGAGCATTAGCACAAGGGGCTTACCTAGCGTCAGATGCCTTCTTCCCAATGTCAGATACAGTCGAATTAGCTGCAAAATATGGAATCAAAGCGATTATTCAACCTGGTGGATCAATTAAAGACCAAGACTCAATTGATGCATGTAATAAACATGGAATCGCAATGGTCTTCACAAAAGTTCGTCATTTTAAACATTAA
- the purN gene encoding phosphoribosylglycinamide formyltransferase, which yields MKKIVVFASGSGSNFQTIVDKLHQKTCEVALLVCDKAGAYCLERAEKLHIPTFVFNPKEYETKADFEKEICQRLNLIQPDLIVLAGYMRIIGETLLNAYEGKIINIHPALLPAFPGRDGIGDALNYGVKVMGVTVHYVDAGIDTGNIIDQACFKRTGNETREEVETRIHALEHELYPQVITQLLQA from the coding sequence ATGAAAAAAATAGTTGTTTTTGCATCAGGAAGTGGAAGCAACTTTCAAACTATCGTTGATAAGTTACATCAAAAAACATGTGAAGTGGCATTACTAGTTTGCGACAAAGCAGGAGCTTACTGTTTAGAACGTGCGGAAAAACTACACATTCCGACATTCGTTTTTAATCCAAAAGAGTATGAAACAAAAGCAGATTTCGAAAAAGAAATCTGCCAACGATTAAATTTGATTCAACCAGATTTAATTGTCTTAGCTGGTTATATGCGTATTATCGGGGAAACCTTACTCAATGCCTATGAAGGTAAAATTATTAACATCCATCCAGCGTTATTACCTGCTTTTCCAGGTCGTGATGGAATTGGAGATGCTTTAAATTATGGTGTAAAAGTCATGGGAGTGACTGTACACTATGTTGACGCAGGGATTGATACAGGAAATATTATCGATCAAGCATGCTTTAAACGAACAGGAAATGAAACAAGAGAAGAAGTTGAAACGCGTATTCACGCATTAGAACATGAGTTGTATCCGCAAGTTATTACGCAACTTTTACAAGCTTAG
- the purM gene encoding phosphoribosylformylglycinamidine cyclo-ligase, which translates to MSKAYEQSGVSLEAGYESVNRIKKHVAKTHRKGVFSGIGAFGAMFDLSSLNYKQPLLVSGTDGVGTKLMVAIKADVHDTIGIDCVAMCVNDIVVQGAEPLYFLDYVAVGKNEPAKIEAIVKGVADGCEQAGAALIGGETAEMPDMYDLDHYDLAGFAVGVVEKDQLITGEKVKAGDVIIGLLSSGIHSNGYSLVRKILFKDNNIDLNTYEESLGMTVGEAVLAPTKIYVKPILSLLKEVDVHGMAHITGGGFDENIPRTLPAGHGVKINKDSYPMPPIFNYLKELGKLDEREMYNIFNMGIGMAIIVAAEDVEKAMNSLTEAGEKPHVIGVVTDSEGVQLV; encoded by the coding sequence ATGAGTAAAGCATATGAACAATCTGGGGTTAGCTTAGAAGCAGGCTACGAATCGGTTAACCGTATTAAAAAACACGTAGCAAAAACACATCGCAAAGGGGTATTCTCTGGAATTGGAGCTTTTGGAGCCATGTTTGACTTATCGTCCCTAAACTATAAACAACCCTTATTAGTTTCAGGAACAGATGGTGTTGGAACAAAATTAATGGTTGCTATTAAAGCTGATGTTCATGACACGATTGGAATTGACTGCGTAGCTATGTGTGTTAACGACATCGTTGTACAAGGGGCAGAACCATTATACTTCCTTGATTATGTAGCAGTTGGAAAAAATGAGCCTGCAAAAATTGAAGCTATTGTTAAAGGAGTGGCAGACGGATGTGAACAAGCAGGTGCTGCCTTAATAGGTGGAGAAACTGCTGAAATGCCAGATATGTATGACTTAGACCACTATGATTTAGCAGGATTTGCTGTTGGAGTTGTTGAAAAAGATCAATTAATCACAGGTGAAAAAGTAAAAGCAGGTGATGTCATCATCGGATTATTATCGAGCGGAATTCACTCAAATGGATACTCACTAGTCCGTAAAATCTTATTCAAAGATAACAACATCGATTTAAACACATACGAAGAATCATTAGGAATGACAGTTGGAGAAGCTGTATTAGCTCCAACAAAAATTTATGTTAAACCAATCTTATCTTTATTAAAAGAGGTAGACGTTCATGGAATGGCACACATTACAGGTGGAGGATTTGATGAAAATATTCCTCGTACTTTACCGGCTGGTCATGGGGTGAAAATCAATAAAGACTCATATCCAATGCCACCAATCTTTAACTATTTAAAAGAATTAGGAAAGTTAGATGAGCGTGAAATGTATAACATCTTCAACATGGGAATTGGAATGGCAATCATCGTAGCAGCAGAAGACGTGGAAAAAGCAATGAATAGTTTAACAGAAGCTGGAGAAAAACCACACGTCATCGGTGTAGTAACAGACAGTGAAGGAGTTCAATTAGTATGA
- the purF gene encoding amidophosphoribosyltransferase, with the protein MSELDLFFENKMNEECGVFGVFNHENAAELTYYGLHALQHRGQEGAGIVTSDGKMLHQHKGEGLVRNVFTQQDIDRLKGIHSIGHVRYSTAGGGGIMNVQPFLFRSQSGPLGLCHNGNLVNANQLKVYLESEGSIFQTTSDSEILAHLLKRQRGDMLTALKESLLYIEGAFAFLLLKENEMYIALDKFGLRPLSLGRIGDNGIVVASETCAFDVIGAEYIRDVKPGEVIRIDLEGITSERYATTCDQSMCSMEYVYFARPDSDVEGINVHQARKNCGRILAQEAPIEADIVVGVPDSGLSAAIGYAEEANIPFEIGMVKNKYIGRTFIQPSQTLREQGVKMKLSAVRSIVKDKRVVLIDDSIVRGTTSRRMVDMLREAGAKEVHVRIASPEIKFPCFYGVDFSTYDELIAATHTTEQICEVIGADSLAFISVDGLTKGVGRSPKLGKNCGQCVACFNGDYPTYLYEDVKCANKEVK; encoded by the coding sequence ATGTCAGAATTAGATTTATTTTTTGAAAATAAGATGAATGAAGAATGCGGTGTGTTCGGAGTATTTAACCATGAAAATGCAGCTGAATTAACTTATTACGGTCTTCATGCCCTTCAACATCGCGGTCAAGAAGGAGCAGGAATTGTCACAAGTGATGGAAAAATGCTTCATCAGCATAAAGGAGAAGGACTTGTTCGTAACGTCTTTACCCAACAAGATATCGATCGTTTAAAAGGAATCCATTCAATTGGTCACGTTCGTTATTCAACAGCTGGTGGAGGAGGAATCATGAATGTACAGCCCTTTTTATTCCGTTCTCAATCTGGTCCACTTGGATTATGTCATAATGGAAACTTAGTTAATGCCAATCAATTAAAAGTGTATTTAGAAAGTGAAGGAAGTATCTTTCAAACAACATCAGATTCAGAAATTTTAGCTCACTTATTAAAGCGTCAACGTGGAGACATGCTAACTGCTTTAAAAGAATCATTACTTTATATCGAAGGAGCTTTTGCCTTCTTATTATTAAAAGAAAACGAAATGTACATTGCTTTAGATAAATTTGGTTTACGTCCACTATCACTTGGACGCATTGGGGACAATGGAATCGTTGTTGCCTCTGAAACTTGTGCTTTTGATGTCATCGGGGCAGAGTATATTCGTGACGTCAAACCAGGAGAAGTTATTCGTATCGATTTAGAGGGAATAACATCAGAACGATATGCAACAACATGTGATCAAAGCATGTGTAGTATGGAGTACGTTTACTTTGCACGCCCTGACAGTGACGTCGAAGGAATTAACGTTCATCAAGCTCGTAAAAATTGTGGTCGTATTTTAGCACAAGAAGCACCGATTGAAGCCGATATCGTAGTAGGTGTTCCTGATTCAGGATTAAGCGCGGCTATTGGATATGCCGAAGAGGCAAACATCCCATTCGAAATCGGAATGGTAAAAAATAAATATATCGGTCGTACATTCATTCAACCTTCACAAACACTTCGTGAACAAGGTGTGAAGATGAAATTATCAGCTGTTCGCTCAATTGTTAAAGACAAGCGCGTGGTCTTAATTGATGACTCAATCGTTCGTGGAACAACGTCTCGTAGAATGGTTGACATGTTGCGTGAGGCAGGAGCTAAGGAAGTCCATGTACGCATCGCTTCACCTGAAATTAAATTCCCATGTTTTTATGGAGTTGATTTCTCAACATATGATGAACTCATTGCGGCAACCCATACAACAGAGCAAATTTGTGAAGTGATTGGTGCCGATTCGCTTGCTTTCATCTCAGTTGATGGATTAACAAAAGGAGTGGGACGCAGTCCAAAACTCGGAAAAAACTGCGGACAATGCGTCGCTTGTTTTAACGGCGATTACCCAACCTATTTATATGAAGATGTAAAATGTGCAAACAAAGAAGTTAAATAA
- the purC gene encoding phosphoribosylaminoimidazolesuccinocarboxamide synthase has translation MNQERVMLYEGKAKQIFKTDDVAKVIIHYKDDATAFNGVKKTSITNKGILNNAITTIIFEMLEKRGVKTHFIEKLNDRDQLCHKVEIVPLEVIVRNIIAGSMAKRLGIEEGTIPSNVVYELCYKNDAYGDPLINDDHAVALGLATYEELATIKEMTLEINQALIEFFDAQGIRLIDFKIEFGRTEDGTIVLADEISPDTCRLWDKETNEKLDKDRFRRDLGNVEEAYIEILNRVSR, from the coding sequence ATGAATCAAGAGCGAGTAATGTTATACGAAGGAAAAGCAAAACAAATTTTCAAAACAGATGATGTAGCAAAAGTAATCATCCACTATAAAGATGATGCAACAGCATTCAATGGGGTAAAAAAAACAAGTATTACTAACAAAGGAATTTTAAATAACGCGATTACAACTATCATTTTCGAAATGTTAGAAAAACGTGGAGTTAAAACTCACTTCATCGAAAAATTAAATGACCGTGATCAATTATGTCACAAAGTTGAAATCGTACCATTAGAAGTTATCGTCCGTAACATCATCGCAGGAAGCATGGCAAAACGCTTAGGAATCGAAGAGGGAACAATTCCAAGCAATGTGGTATACGAATTATGCTACAAAAATGATGCATATGGAGATCCGTTAATCAATGACGATCATGCCGTAGCATTAGGATTAGCGACATATGAAGAATTAGCAACAATCAAAGAAATGACATTAGAAATCAACCAAGCCTTAATTGAATTCTTCGATGCACAAGGAATCCGTTTAATCGACTTTAAAATTGAATTCGGACGTACAGAAGACGGGACAATCGTATTAGCAGATGAAATTTCACCAGATACATGCCGTTTATGGGACAAAGAAACAAACGAAAAATTAGACAAAGATCGTTTCCGTCGTGACCTTGGAAATGTAGAAGAAGCTTATATTGAAATTTTAAATCGCGTAAGTCGCTAA